In Halalkalicoccus subterraneus, one DNA window encodes the following:
- the drmD gene encoding DISARM system SNF2-like helicase DrmD: MNSSRQIASQPPERGQLIQVRNRPALVTGVTNSNSQEQPLNLVTVDYLDGHEHPQTDQILWELEPTSGFLENAGWPNIPQQQPDQPQYYDAYLDSVQWTSLQSIQSLIDSNEDLPLVSPWASAIQIEDYQLTPLLKAMSMPQVSLLLADDVGLGKTIQAGLIATELILRRRIKRILIVCPASLQVQWQEEMEEKFHLNFTILDADEARRTQRELGSDVNPWAVHNHIITSMDYLRQEVIYQDFEASAKKRQEEMGGTFAPWDLLIVDEAHHFAPKSTRDEKVRTQMMRRLTKWFEHRLFLTATPHDGYTSHFLGLLELLDPIRFIQKPSLSETDRRHLDTIMSRRLKREINQASTIDRFPDRHVNGVPVDLTPEEKQLFEALREYRDRAKSELSERGKQKENWGQFIFTILNKRLLSSPYAFARTWWRHVGSREFYTTEQELQQTFDEVEEDIEDDIEREDRERLAAAEGGSWLFEEAPSLEDPAEVVSEALRNLGWTAEVTAKGPETGLDIPDSKADALVQHLKHGFPTENLQPLLGAPSDPKDDERLILFTEYKDTQDHVLARLEDAGYSGHTVQAVYGGMSRTERDDIKEAFNDPDSPLRILVGTDSASEGLNLQRMCRYVSHYEIPWNPMKLEQRNGRVDRHGQERDVGIFHYTSDEQADQRFLAYVLNKVNEARDDLGSVSTVIDSGVQRRFWGGSIEQSTLDDRVERVRSDDPAKEDLEELDAPTQEEFFEAKQQFQQASREYDLTPSSIRNVVNSYLELHNADLQQNRNGYRITGARGRLKEFLTRNLADAQESMPELVFDPQTFINEVNGREIYRPQKGSRLIRIGHPLVETSMSYFRRAIWGQEDDINRWTLVGYNPDMGREAYVEFHYLLTARNQLQEVVHADVGSWWFHVTPDGLSRAENPPTVDNERTLDESTMVEWWNDLRPAFVNVDLHVEPLEENLRQETREELESELDAAGEDAREQLEEEFDQRMKELEQDLTDQRKERLREELAQAEEKAQQLTFDPEENVDRQRRVEELRRQLSEEDLQVWEENQRLMRERLERENERFLEEVLPKRYTLADEIDVTELGAKLYVPVRGGDAQ, from the coding sequence ATGAATAGTTCTCGTCAAATCGCCTCGCAGCCCCCTGAACGTGGGCAACTCATACAGGTTCGGAATCGGCCAGCACTCGTAACAGGAGTGACGAACTCGAATAGTCAGGAACAGCCCTTGAACTTAGTCACTGTCGATTATCTCGATGGTCATGAGCATCCCCAAACTGATCAAATTCTGTGGGAACTTGAACCCACCTCTGGATTTTTAGAGAATGCTGGCTGGCCGAATATTCCACAACAACAGCCCGATCAACCACAATATTATGATGCCTATCTAGATTCTGTCCAATGGACTAGTCTCCAGTCCATTCAATCTCTTATCGATTCGAATGAAGATTTACCATTAGTCTCACCATGGGCATCAGCAATTCAAATCGAAGATTATCAACTGACGCCACTATTGAAGGCGATGAGCATGCCCCAGGTTTCGCTTCTTCTCGCAGACGACGTGGGGCTCGGCAAGACGATTCAGGCCGGTTTGATCGCAACGGAACTCATTCTTCGTCGGCGGATCAAACGGATCCTTATCGTTTGTCCAGCCAGTCTTCAGGTCCAGTGGCAGGAGGAGATGGAGGAGAAATTCCACCTCAACTTTACCATTCTCGATGCTGACGAGGCACGTCGTACGCAGCGTGAACTCGGGAGTGACGTGAATCCGTGGGCAGTCCACAACCACATCATTACGAGCATGGACTACCTCCGACAGGAGGTCATCTACCAGGACTTCGAAGCGAGTGCGAAAAAACGTCAAGAGGAGATGGGCGGCACCTTCGCACCGTGGGATCTTCTCATCGTCGATGAGGCTCATCACTTCGCGCCGAAATCCACGCGTGACGAGAAGGTCCGTACACAGATGATGCGGCGTCTCACAAAGTGGTTTGAGCATCGCCTCTTCCTCACTGCCACGCCACACGACGGCTATACCTCGCACTTCCTTGGGTTACTCGAACTGCTGGATCCCATTCGTTTCATCCAAAAACCGAGCCTCTCCGAAACGGACCGCCGACATCTCGATACCATCATGTCGAGGCGGCTAAAGAGGGAAATCAATCAGGCATCGACTATCGACAGATTCCCCGACCGGCACGTGAATGGCGTTCCTGTCGATCTGACGCCAGAGGAAAAGCAATTGTTCGAAGCCCTGCGTGAGTACCGTGATCGGGCGAAATCAGAACTCTCCGAGCGAGGAAAGCAAAAAGAGAACTGGGGACAGTTCATATTCACAATTCTCAATAAGCGACTCCTCAGTTCGCCGTACGCATTCGCTAGAACGTGGTGGCGTCACGTTGGATCGCGAGAGTTCTACACCACTGAACAAGAGCTGCAACAGACCTTCGACGAGGTGGAAGAGGATATCGAAGACGATATCGAGCGAGAGGATCGTGAACGGCTTGCAGCAGCCGAAGGTGGCTCGTGGCTTTTCGAGGAAGCACCCAGCTTGGAGGACCCTGCTGAGGTGGTAAGCGAAGCTCTACGCAACCTTGGGTGGACGGCAGAAGTCACAGCGAAGGGTCCTGAGACGGGACTCGACATTCCAGATTCGAAGGCTGACGCACTCGTTCAACATCTCAAACACGGATTCCCAACAGAAAACCTTCAGCCGCTTCTCGGTGCCCCTTCCGATCCGAAAGACGATGAGCGCCTTATTCTCTTTACTGAATACAAGGACACGCAAGATCACGTCTTAGCTCGACTCGAAGATGCTGGCTACAGCGGTCACACTGTGCAAGCCGTCTATGGCGGGATGTCGCGGACGGAGCGAGATGATATCAAGGAAGCATTCAACGATCCTGATTCACCTCTCCGAATTCTCGTGGGGACGGACAGCGCGAGTGAGGGGTTGAATCTCCAGCGAATGTGTCGTTACGTTAGTCACTACGAGATACCGTGGAATCCGATGAAACTTGAACAACGCAATGGTCGCGTGGATCGCCACGGACAGGAACGTGACGTCGGTATCTTCCATTACACGAGCGATGAGCAGGCCGATCAGCGCTTCCTCGCGTATGTGCTGAATAAGGTTAATGAAGCACGCGACGATCTCGGTAGCGTTAGCACAGTCATCGATAGCGGTGTCCAGCGTCGGTTCTGGGGCGGTAGCATCGAACAAAGTACGCTAGATGACCGCGTTGAACGAGTCCGTAGTGACGATCCCGCTAAAGAGGACCTTGAGGAACTTGATGCACCCACGCAGGAGGAGTTCTTCGAAGCCAAGCAGCAGTTCCAACAGGCAAGTCGCGAGTACGACCTGACCCCTAGCTCGATACGGAATGTCGTCAACTCGTATCTCGAACTGCATAATGCAGATCTCCAGCAGAATCGGAACGGATACCGCATCACTGGTGCCCGCGGACGACTCAAAGAGTTCCTAACTCGAAATCTCGCTGATGCCCAGGAGTCGATGCCCGAGCTCGTCTTCGATCCGCAAACCTTCATCAACGAGGTAAACGGCCGGGAGATCTATCGGCCGCAGAAAGGCTCCCGTTTGATCCGTATCGGTCATCCGCTCGTCGAGACGAGTATGTCGTATTTCCGCCGGGCAATCTGGGGCCAGGAAGACGATATCAACCGCTGGACACTCGTCGGCTACAACCCAGATATGGGACGGGAGGCATACGTCGAGTTCCACTACTTACTGACTGCACGTAACCAGCTCCAAGAAGTCGTACACGCCGATGTCGGGTCGTGGTGGTTCCACGTCACACCTGATGGCCTCTCAAGAGCGGAGAACCCGCCGACGGTAGACAATGAGCGAACACTGGATGAGTCGACGATGGTCGAGTGGTGGAACGATCTCCGCCCTGCTTTCGTTAACGTTGACCTACACGTCGAACCCCTCGAAGAGAACCTCCGACAAGAGACGCGAGAAGAACTCGAGTCAGAACTCGACGCCGCAGGCGAGGATGCTCGCGAACAGCTCGAAGAAGAATTCGATCAACGGATGAAGGAACTCGAACAAGACCTCACCGATCAGCGGAAGGAACGACTGCGCGAGGAGCTTGCGCAAGCCGAGGAGAAAGCACAGCAACTCACCTTTGACCCCGAAGAGAACGTCGACCGTCAGCGGCGCGTTGAAGAATTACGTCGCCAGCTGTCCGAAGAGGACCTGCAAGTGTGGGAAGAAAACCAGCGGCTCATGAGAGAACGACTCGAGCGTGAGAACGAACGATTCTTAGAAGAAGTGCTCCCGAAACGCTACACGCTGGCTGATGAAATCGACGTCACCGAACTAGGCGCAAAACTGTACGTCCCTGTTCGAGGGGGTGACGCACAATGA
- a CDS encoding SDR family NAD(P)-dependent oxidoreductase: MPNGDTALVTGGSGAIGRAVAPTLARVGFDVTVAYHRDEAGAKAAAEAVREHGQRATIVQADIRDTEEAAALVEQAATLGPVAVVVNGAGAVNPGPVEEAPDSIGNVLAVNVEGAINVTTPAIKLLRENDGSVVNISSVAAVHGTVDTTYATAKAGLLGFTRSLAREVSPDGVRVNAVAPGPVDTPMNDTITDSLEDRRFRGHHTVDTLLDRYEATPEEVASAVRFLATHEFITGEILHVDGGMSLS; this comes from the coding sequence ATGCCCAACGGTGATACAGCTCTTGTGACCGGTGGCTCGGGTGCGATCGGGCGTGCGGTTGCTCCGACGCTCGCCCGGGTGGGGTTCGATGTCACTGTCGCATACCATCGAGACGAAGCGGGAGCGAAAGCGGCTGCCGAAGCGGTCCGAGAGCACGGTCAGCGAGCGACGATCGTCCAGGCCGATATCCGCGATACCGAAGAGGCGGCTGCACTCGTCGAACAAGCAGCCACCTTAGGGCCGGTCGCCGTCGTGGTCAACGGCGCGGGGGCCGTCAATCCCGGGCCGGTTGAGGAGGCACCCGATAGCATCGGGAACGTGCTCGCAGTTAACGTGGAGGGCGCGATCAACGTCACGACACCGGCGATCAAATTGCTTCGAGAGAACGATGGAAGCGTGGTCAACATCAGCAGTGTCGCGGCGGTCCACGGTACCGTCGATACGACCTACGCGACCGCGAAAGCGGGCCTGCTAGGATTTACGAGATCGCTCGCGCGGGAAGTCAGCCCAGATGGCGTCCGCGTCAACGCCGTCGCACCCGGACCGGTAGACACCCCGATGAACGACACGATCACCGATTCGCTCGAGGACCGCCGGTTTCGTGGCCACCACACCGTTGATACGCTCCTCGATCGGTATGAGGCGACGCCGGAGGAGGTCGCATCCGCAGTGCGGTTTCTCGCGACCCACGAGTTCATCACCGGCGAAATACTGCATGTCGACGGCGGGATGTCGCTCAGTTGA
- a CDS encoding phenylacetate--CoA ligase family protein yields MTGTTTWTNPYGPVDTTLNEWMRRVIETHFDPDTGTPFWLDWQEAQGIDVRARVTGFDDLTDIFEPFDEDVLRTLPVEQFAPRSLNGERRVYETGGTTGAPKRVLMRDYWRQQAGWMTRVLDHWEFPTGNVLGVAPPGGANNAGTFVQHLAHEWGSLPFHVTMDPRWAKRLSERPSRGEFDAYVDHLLEQAERVLGTQSIDVMFTTARLLERPAVRDLIANSEIDGIIHGGTSLDRDTYRVFREKWYADQTLVGEYGNTLMGVAPEVPPTISAPEDRGYHLDYVPCYPQFVPETVDKDGGLVDYGERGTVRLTVLNEEFFLPLFEERDVATRIPGTDPFPWDWVRTPATGEDAEQDAVEGVY; encoded by the coding sequence ATGACCGGAACCACCACGTGGACGAATCCGTACGGACCGGTAGATACGACCCTCAACGAGTGGATGCGACGGGTAATCGAAACGCACTTTGACCCCGACACCGGGACGCCGTTTTGGCTCGATTGGCAGGAGGCGCAAGGGATCGACGTTCGCGCCCGCGTTACCGGGTTCGACGACCTCACCGACATCTTCGAGCCATTCGACGAGGACGTTCTCCGGACGCTGCCCGTTGAGCAGTTCGCACCACGCTCGCTTAATGGGGAGCGGCGCGTCTACGAGACCGGCGGAACGACCGGCGCCCCGAAACGGGTGCTCATGCGGGACTACTGGCGCCAGCAGGCGGGTTGGATGACACGGGTCCTTGATCACTGGGAGTTCCCGACGGGCAACGTCCTCGGGGTCGCACCGCCCGGCGGTGCGAACAATGCCGGGACCTTCGTCCAGCATCTCGCGCATGAATGGGGTAGTCTCCCCTTCCACGTCACAATGGATCCACGCTGGGCGAAACGCCTCTCCGAGCGTCCGTCCCGCGGGGAGTTCGACGCATACGTCGATCACCTGCTCGAACAGGCCGAGCGCGTCCTCGGTACCCAGTCGATCGACGTTATGTTTACTACGGCCCGCCTGCTCGAGCGACCCGCGGTCCGGGATCTGATAGCTAATTCGGAGATCGACGGAATCATCCACGGCGGAACGTCCCTCGATAGGGACACGTACCGCGTCTTTCGGGAGAAGTGGTACGCCGATCAGACGCTTGTCGGCGAGTACGGTAACACTCTCATGGGTGTGGCACCGGAGGTACCGCCCACAATCAGTGCCCCTGAGGACCGTGGATACCATCTGGACTACGTCCCGTGTTACCCGCAGTTCGTTCCCGAAACCGTCGACAAGGACGGCGGCCTCGTCGACTACGGCGAGCGAGGGACTGTTCGACTGACGGTGCTCAACGAGGAATTTTTCCTCCCCCTATTCGAGGAGCGTGACGTCGCCACGCGAATCCCAGGAACGGATCCATTTCCCTGGGACTGGGTACGGACGCCCGCAACGGGCGAAGACGCCGAACAGGACGCAGTCGAGGGGGTGTACTGA
- a CDS encoding Eco57I restriction-modification methylase domain-containing protein — protein MSAVEVVQEDEPNAWWTTLKHQGVLLSPIVLEEIFPDGPPSLGEREYETLRRSYKSFRNDSDELYDWLDVVLEDLLGHSKSWWMKETNVPAEFRRGDLRPNRVLLNQDDEARAMVWIDTDRVTDDNGDPDQIGIYSGKRTYAKFVRLLRETGTDIGILTNGHQFRVIHATLDHESWTEWDAQAWFQGGEGRRALRGFYGLLRDDVLPTPSEDEEESLIGRIKASRDRQADLSDVMGTQVREAVELLLKDLDAILMEMSEEEREEILAPLTEQDLSQRDELRARYQAAIRIVMRLVVALYAESRELFPKGNPVYYNSYSVEGLFQDLREARIEEGEDTLEKQYSAWPRLQALSRLVYYGSPHSDVPLRAYGGRLFRPPGEDGDDDVLAGLAVFEDDDIRLSDATILEVLEKLKIAEFKSGGQRRTGPVDFSDLRTEYIGMMYEGLLDYELREASEEDGAIVFLNIGDQPALPFSVLEDLDEDQINTLVDNLKGDASGSFLGDEEVSESDFDENEPDDVSEGIANEIKFGDELEERVHRWAKRVVEETQVFMPHHNTVRAMDPTTKEKYENKAAKRVVDKIVRQGGTYLVSYGGTRKSTGTFYTPPELAIPTVKRTLEPLAYKQSDNSKVPKTPEEILELEICDPAMGSGTFPVAALNYLTEALKESFEEYVFPELREGEPVSAPLGETAKGYLNERLLNIHMEEDENWQGRLEIQLKRSVVERCIYGVDINPLAVELSKLSLWIETLDSDLPFTFLDHKLKTGNSLIGAWTQEFESYPIGAWNRGGGDGRSGDNTKKIKQIRKEKIEPGIEIIEKQRQYQTHWFKKTKTTDIKSSLADTYSEMHDLIDENERDQKYQKEVLENAGSNRLKTRMDRWCALWFWPIEKLDSAPLPQDWEDPPSDEERKIIEEIKSDSDLQFFHWEFEFPDVFSGQQIGFDAVLGNPPWDIVKPQSREWFQRYIPHARALKRREFNQRRNSLLENYGDIRTEWSEYRAKIKARKHWIKSVGRPDSVFGKKSNIGQVRDFASHGKGNIQTSKAFMSHSLNIGKNIGMLLPSSVRFAQRASKLREACSNRGLSWVATIENRAPDGRKAFGANFDRFSILICHQNSEEVRITRPILDFREWAEQDIRTIMVGSDFISEFSPELNSFPPLFDKDTAKTILKICKNAPRVYDLVAEGTLEFGREYHSTDDANKFTSIDASNEDFTYGVVNDGYLPVIEGKDYWLGVTQATVSDNRWPTSFPASNDWVPIEEYKNSHGKVENIRLVFRNTGNCQMERSFCPGVLPNWPMVNSATRAMMPDESIETKLELAGVMQSHTFDYVFRRRIDANHNNCFVREQPLPQFSSKESSLLASLIASIVFDAEMYAPYRYYLCHINPEVVQLPLAISDVSEKVIRANCEALVAKGYGLSSEDLKHVLAETEDPRSFRLVDSEIKQNCLSAYNYLDENDIDSFCQNPWNIPTSSTTHEGWNPSPDISTLKETTKQVLTSDQMKALENELRSSSGSFSVIWDSLLKK, from the coding sequence ATGAGCGCTGTCGAAGTTGTCCAAGAGGACGAACCCAACGCCTGGTGGACGACACTCAAACATCAGGGTGTCCTCCTGAGTCCAATCGTCCTCGAGGAGATCTTCCCGGATGGACCGCCAAGTCTCGGCGAGCGTGAGTACGAGACGCTCAGGCGGTCGTACAAGAGTTTCCGGAACGACTCTGACGAACTCTACGACTGGCTCGACGTCGTTCTCGAAGACCTCCTTGGCCATTCGAAGTCGTGGTGGATGAAGGAGACAAATGTTCCCGCAGAGTTCCGAAGAGGGGACCTCCGACCGAATCGCGTCCTTCTCAATCAGGACGACGAGGCTCGGGCGATGGTGTGGATCGACACCGATCGCGTCACGGATGATAACGGTGACCCGGATCAGATCGGGATCTACAGCGGGAAGCGAACCTACGCAAAGTTCGTTCGATTACTCCGGGAGACTGGAACTGATATCGGCATTCTCACAAATGGCCATCAGTTCCGCGTCATCCACGCAACGCTCGACCACGAGAGCTGGACTGAATGGGATGCACAGGCGTGGTTCCAGGGCGGCGAGGGTCGACGAGCACTCCGTGGGTTCTACGGTTTGCTAAGGGACGACGTCCTCCCGACGCCGTCCGAGGACGAAGAGGAATCACTTATTGGTCGGATCAAGGCCAGCCGAGACCGGCAGGCAGACCTTTCGGACGTGATGGGTACGCAGGTTCGCGAGGCGGTCGAACTCCTCCTGAAAGACCTCGACGCGATCCTGATGGAGATGAGTGAGGAGGAACGCGAGGAGATACTCGCACCGTTGACAGAGCAGGATCTCAGTCAGCGTGACGAACTTCGCGCTCGCTACCAGGCTGCGATTCGAATCGTAATGCGACTCGTCGTTGCGCTGTACGCCGAGAGTCGCGAGCTATTCCCGAAGGGCAACCCAGTCTACTACAACTCGTACAGTGTCGAAGGGTTGTTCCAAGATCTTCGGGAGGCCCGCATCGAGGAAGGCGAGGACACGCTCGAAAAGCAGTACAGTGCGTGGCCGCGTCTGCAGGCCCTGTCCCGTCTCGTCTACTACGGGAGTCCGCACAGCGATGTCCCCCTCCGCGCGTACGGTGGTCGTCTATTCCGACCGCCCGGTGAAGACGGGGATGATGACGTGCTCGCAGGACTCGCTGTATTCGAGGATGACGATATCCGACTGAGCGATGCGACCATCCTCGAAGTTCTGGAGAAGCTGAAGATCGCCGAGTTCAAGAGTGGCGGACAGCGCCGCACCGGCCCTGTCGATTTCAGCGATTTGCGAACCGAGTACATTGGCATGATGTACGAGGGGCTGCTGGACTACGAACTTCGAGAGGCGAGTGAGGAAGATGGAGCTATCGTATTTCTGAACATTGGGGACCAACCAGCACTTCCGTTTAGTGTTCTCGAAGATCTAGATGAGGACCAGATAAATACTTTAGTTGATAACCTAAAAGGCGATGCCTCGGGGTCTTTCCTCGGCGACGAAGAGGTGTCAGAAAGTGACTTCGATGAAAATGAGCCTGATGATGTTTCGGAGGGTATAGCTAATGAGATAAAGTTCGGGGATGAGTTAGAAGAAAGAGTCCATCGGTGGGCGAAACGAGTTGTGGAAGAAACGCAAGTGTTCATGCCTCATCATAATACCGTCCGTGCGATGGATCCTACGACCAAGGAGAAATATGAAAACAAAGCTGCGAAGCGCGTAGTTGATAAGATTGTTCGCCAGGGTGGTACATATCTTGTGAGTTACGGAGGCACTCGAAAATCAACGGGAACCTTCTATACTCCTCCTGAACTAGCAATTCCGACTGTCAAACGGACACTTGAGCCGCTTGCATACAAACAGAGCGATAACTCAAAGGTTCCCAAGACCCCCGAAGAGATACTCGAGTTGGAAATTTGTGATCCTGCTATGGGATCTGGAACATTCCCCGTAGCAGCATTAAATTATCTCACAGAAGCCCTCAAAGAGTCCTTTGAAGAATACGTCTTCCCAGAACTTCGTGAAGGCGAGCCAGTTTCTGCTCCACTTGGTGAGACTGCAAAGGGATATCTGAATGAACGGTTGCTCAATATCCATATGGAGGAGGACGAAAACTGGCAGGGCCGACTTGAAATTCAACTCAAACGTTCGGTTGTTGAGAGATGCATCTATGGTGTTGATATTAACCCACTAGCAGTGGAGCTTTCCAAGCTCAGTCTTTGGATTGAGACACTTGATTCGGATCTTCCATTTACTTTCTTAGATCATAAATTGAAGACCGGAAATAGTCTTATTGGTGCTTGGACTCAAGAATTTGAATCATATCCAATTGGAGCATGGAATAGAGGTGGAGGTGACGGAAGATCTGGAGATAATACAAAGAAAATTAAACAGATACGTAAGGAAAAAATTGAGCCCGGTATCGAAATAATAGAAAAACAACGACAATATCAAACACACTGGTTCAAGAAAACTAAAACAACTGATATTAAATCGAGTCTTGCTGACACATATAGCGAAATGCACGACTTGATTGATGAAAACGAACGAGATCAAAAATATCAAAAAGAAGTTCTGGAAAATGCTGGCTCTAACCGATTAAAAACCCGCATGGATCGGTGGTGCGCTCTTTGGTTTTGGCCAATTGAGAAACTTGATTCCGCGCCGTTACCGCAAGATTGGGAGGATCCGCCGTCAGATGAGGAGCGTAAGATTATTGAAGAGATTAAATCAGATTCAGATTTACAGTTCTTCCATTGGGAATTCGAATTCCCGGATGTCTTCTCTGGGCAACAAATCGGTTTTGATGCAGTCTTGGGGAATCCACCATGGGATATTGTGAAGCCACAGAGTCGAGAGTGGTTCCAGCGCTATATTCCACATGCTCGCGCTTTAAAGCGCCGGGAATTCAATCAGAGACGGAACTCTCTATTAGAGAACTATGGTGATATAAGGACCGAATGGTCCGAGTATAGAGCAAAAATCAAAGCTCGAAAACATTGGATAAAATCTGTGGGAAGACCAGATAGTGTATTCGGAAAAAAGTCAAATATTGGTCAAGTCCGGGATTTTGCCTCACATGGGAAAGGAAATATTCAGACTTCAAAGGCGTTCATGAGCCATTCTCTAAATATTGGTAAAAATATAGGGATGTTGTTGCCTTCAAGCGTTCGATTTGCACAACGAGCATCCAAATTGCGAGAGGCTTGTTCAAACAGAGGGCTTTCTTGGGTTGCCACCATCGAAAATCGTGCCCCAGACGGAAGAAAGGCTTTTGGAGCAAATTTCGACAGGTTTTCTATTCTAATATGCCATCAAAACTCTGAAGAAGTACGAATAACTCGTCCTATCCTTGACTTCCGTGAGTGGGCGGAGCAAGATATACGAACTATCATGGTGGGTTCCGATTTTATTTCCGAATTTTCACCAGAACTAAATAGCTTCCCACCTCTATTTGATAAAGATACAGCGAAAACCATCTTGAAAATTTGCAAGAATGCTCCTAGGGTATACGACTTAGTGGCAGAAGGGACTTTGGAATTTGGCCGGGAATATCATTCAACAGACGATGCTAACAAATTCACATCAATTGATGCTTCTAACGAAGACTTCACATACGGTGTGGTGAATGATGGATATTTGCCAGTAATTGAAGGAAAGGACTACTGGCTAGGAGTCACACAAGCAACGGTATCCGATAACCGATGGCCAACGTCATTCCCTGCCTCTAATGACTGGGTTCCAATTGAAGAATATAAAAATAGCCACGGAAAAGTCGAGAATATACGGCTAGTTTTCCGAAACACCGGAAATTGTCAGATGGAGCGATCGTTCTGTCCAGGGGTTTTACCGAACTGGCCAATGGTCAATAGCGCTACTCGTGCCATGATGCCAGATGAAAGTATTGAGACAAAGCTCGAACTCGCCGGTGTTATGCAATCTCACACTTTTGATTATGTCTTCAGACGCCGAATCGATGCTAATCATAACAACTGCTTCGTAAGGGAACAACCCCTACCCCAGTTCAGCTCGAAAGAATCGAGCTTGCTTGCTTCACTTATAGCTAGTATTGTCTTCGACGCGGAAATGTACGCTCCTTATCGATACTACTTATGCCATATCAACCCTGAAGTAGTTCAACTTCCGTTAGCGATCTCTGATGTCTCGGAAAAGGTGATCCGAGCAAACTGTGAAGCTCTTGTAGCGAAAGGTTATGGGTTATCTAGTGAGGATCTTAAACATGTCTTGGCTGAGACTGAGGATCCCCGGTCTTTCCGTTTAGTAGACTCAGAAATAAAACAGAATTGCTTATCTGCATACAATTACTTGGATGAGAATGATATCGATTCATTTTGTCAAAACCCCTGGAATATACCCACGTCATCCACAACTCATGAAGGTTGGAACCCTTCGCCTGATATTTCTACCCTTAAAGAAACCACGAAACAGGTCCTGACATCTGACCAAATGAAAGCCCTTGAGAATGAATTACGGTCGAGTTCTGGTTCTTTTTCAGTGATTTGGGATTCACTATTAAAAAAATGA
- a CDS encoding aldehyde dehydrogenase family protein — MLPVVSSGETETARTMLFEAIDGEPLYEVARTPHVTVHDAVSTAREDGFDALQALPVGTLLDRIATAGQLFVDEGAPAASSTTFCVPFDRYQRSVVKATGLPAGWVRTSAHWLAFGLRHAAESLRAQSPTGALDVYDDPAYTRETDVGLAFTPRVRVLGGMMPSNDPAVYAWPALALAMKIPIVLRPSDRDPLTAIRLARALRGAGVPESAVHVLPGDRSIGETVCRETDHAMTFGTEDAVGSFRTEPSVETYGPGQSIAVLARKPTEQELDSLARGVLRSAGRACYCLTRIVATGECNGDVLAKRLARRVTELSGPTYGSLIDEQATVPGFAPDTAEQVTNAIRRIPGQDVTAAYCEQRLVERDGIARLRPTVFRTDTLVPELPFQFAGVTNRESDAVVPPDGAYLAVVVGSDDLERTLVRSPAIANVYGGRYPASVDLRETHETYLTSFLYRTTTYDPS; from the coding sequence ATGCTCCCCGTCGTCTCCAGTGGCGAGACCGAAACGGCTCGCACCATGCTTTTCGAGGCGATCGATGGGGAACCGCTCTACGAGGTGGCGCGAACGCCCCATGTCACCGTCCACGACGCCGTCTCGACGGCACGCGAGGACGGCTTCGACGCGTTGCAGGCGCTACCGGTAGGGACCCTGCTTGATCGGATCGCGACCGCCGGGCAGCTGTTCGTCGACGAGGGCGCGCCGGCGGCGAGTTCCACTACCTTTTGTGTCCCGTTCGACCGATACCAGCGAAGCGTCGTCAAGGCGACGGGGCTGCCGGCGGGCTGGGTACGGACGAGCGCTCACTGGCTTGCGTTCGGCCTCAGACACGCCGCCGAGTCGCTGCGTGCCCAATCGCCCACCGGCGCCCTCGATGTGTACGACGACCCGGCCTACACCCGGGAAACCGACGTCGGATTGGCGTTCACACCTCGTGTGCGGGTCCTCGGCGGGATGATGCCGTCGAACGATCCCGCGGTGTACGCTTGGCCAGCTCTCGCGCTTGCGATGAAGATACCGATCGTCCTCCGGCCGTCCGACCGTGATCCCCTGACGGCGATTCGACTGGCGCGCGCTCTCCGGGGTGCCGGCGTCCCCGAATCGGCGGTCCACGTGCTCCCAGGCGATCGGTCGATCGGTGAGACCGTGTGTCGCGAGACCGACCACGCGATGACGTTCGGCACCGAAGACGCGGTAGGGTCGTTTCGGACTGAGCCGAGCGTCGAGACGTACGGGCCGGGACAGAGCATCGCCGTCCTTGCCCGTAAGCCGACGGAGCAAGAACTCGATTCCCTCGCTCGTGGCGTGCTCCGTTCGGCCGGACGGGCATGCTATTGCCTCACTCGGATCGTCGCGACGGGCGAGTGTAACGGCGACGTGCTGGCCAAGCGGCTCGCCCGTCGGGTCACGGAACTGAGCGGACCGACATACGGATCATTAATCGACGAGCAGGCCACCGTTCCGGGATTCGCCCCGGATACGGCTGAACAGGTAACTAACGCTATAAGGCGTATTCCGGGACAGGACGTCACCGCCGCGTACTGCGAGCAGCGCCTCGTCGAACGAGACGGTATCGCCCGGTTGCGTCCGACTGTCTTTCGAACGGATACGCTGGTCCCCGAACTCCCATTCCAATTCGCCGGCGTTACCAACCGCGAGTCCGACGCCGTCGTGCCCCCCGATGGCGCCTACCTTGCGGTCGTGGTCGGGAGCGACGACCTCGAACGAACGCTGGTCCGCTCGCCAGCGATCGCGAACGTGTACGGCGGGCGGTACCCCGCGTCCGTCGATCTCCGGGAAACACACGAGACATATCTCACCTCGTTCCTCTATCGGACGACAACCTACGATCCGAGCTGA